The Chitinophagales bacterium genome includes a window with the following:
- a CDS encoding gliding motility-associated C-terminal domain-containing protein, which yields MTRMLRQLLCGIVFVAGQFLSPVADAQCPIGLELSTESIVVNGDFSAGNTGFISDHNYCSTPGCLFTEGRYTVDTDPSVYQSAFTGADHTTGTGNFLIVNGATTAASSTWCQTIPVDPNSFYRISYWLTSLVAQSPASLQVTLNGFPFFGPTSAPASINQWINFSQTWTSGLNTSVTMCLVNGNNNGTGNDFGIDDITVMKCECALSIDAGTGGAVCYGDSVLLTGTGATSYYWTPTNSLSCFTCDNPFAMPDATTTYTVTANGPGGCVATDTVTVIIHPPIDMMVPDDTTVCFGEPVQLYAEGAVSYQWSPASGLSDASIAAPVSTPDASITYQLSATDQFNCPQYDSIHITVWPFTGPVIASNDTTVCLGEAVLLVVNQLAGITWMPGDFLSCTACSQPLCFPDTSIVYIVTVTDNNDCLAGADTVMITVDDSCNIFIPPAMELPTAFSPNGDGKNDVLRVLGSGVVSVEFTIYNRWGEQLFKSNNQQDGWDGTYNGKKQETGVYVWQLHGKLTDGTVVNKSGNVTLVR from the coding sequence ATGACCAGGATGTTGAGGCAATTACTCTGCGGAATTGTATTTGTTGCCGGACAGTTTTTGTCGCCGGTGGCTGATGCCCAATGTCCGATCGGCCTTGAACTCTCCACGGAAAGTATTGTCGTAAACGGTGATTTCAGCGCGGGTAATACAGGGTTTATTTCTGATCATAATTATTGTTCCACGCCGGGTTGTCTTTTCACGGAGGGACGTTATACCGTAGATACTGACCCTTCAGTTTATCAGTCGGCTTTTACCGGTGCAGATCACACTACCGGAACAGGGAATTTTCTGATAGTCAACGGTGCCACCACCGCTGCTTCATCTACATGGTGCCAGACGATTCCGGTAGATCCCAACTCATTTTACAGGATAAGTTACTGGCTTACTTCGTTGGTTGCCCAAAGTCCTGCTTCTTTACAGGTAACCTTGAACGGCTTTCCTTTTTTTGGTCCTACGAGTGCGCCCGCAAGTATTAATCAGTGGATTAATTTTTCGCAGACATGGACCTCTGGATTGAATACCTCCGTTACTATGTGTCTCGTGAATGGTAACAATAACGGTACAGGCAATGATTTTGGCATCGATGACATCACTGTCATGAAATGTGAGTGCGCGCTGTCGATTGATGCGGGAACAGGCGGAGCGGTTTGCTATGGCGATTCAGTATTGTTAACGGGCACCGGTGCAACAAGCTACTACTGGACGCCCACCAACAGCCTCAGTTGTTTTACCTGCGACAATCCGTTTGCCATGCCGGATGCGACAACAACCTATACAGTAACAGCAAATGGCCCCGGAGGATGCGTGGCAACGGACACCGTTACCGTGATTATCCACCCTCCGATAGACATGATGGTGCCGGATGATACAACAGTATGTTTTGGTGAGCCGGTTCAGTTATATGCAGAAGGTGCTGTCTCTTATCAATGGTCTCCTGCATCAGGATTGTCTGATGCTTCGATTGCCGCTCCTGTAAGTACACCGGATGCTTCCATCACCTATCAGTTATCTGCAACCGATCAGTTTAATTGCCCGCAATATGATTCGATTCATATTACAGTATGGCCATTCACCGGCCCGGTGATAGCGAGTAATGACACCACTGTTTGCCTGGGTGAAGCGGTATTGCTCGTAGTAAATCAACTTGCCGGCATCACCTGGATGCCCGGTGATTTTTTAAGTTGTACGGCATGCAGTCAGCCATTGTGTTTTCCGGATACCAGCATTGTTTACATTGTTACAGTAACGGACAATAATGATTGTCTTGCAGGAGCTGACACCGTGATGATTACAGTGGATGACAGCTGCAATATCTTCATCCCGCCGGCGATGGAACTACCAACAGCGTTTTCGCCGAATGGCGATGGAAAAAATGATGTGCTGCGTGTACTTGGCAGTGGAGTTGTTTCAGTGGAATTCACCATTTATAACCGATGGGGTGAGCAGCTGTTTAAAAGCAATAACCAACAGGATGGCTGGGATGGTACTTACAATGGAAAGAAACAGGAAACCGGTGTTTATGTCTGGCAGCTGCATGGCAAGCTTACCGACGGTACAGTAGTGAATAAAAGCGGCAATGTAACCCTGGTAAGGTAA
- a CDS encoding oligosaccharide flippase family protein — MDSILKSVSVKNVREWLTGRHARELLLVFSLQAASLIASLLLSLLITNMLGAAAYGIFSYGFSWVNLLAVFSCMGFEQLALKELPAYRVQGKSELIRGYFQYATRRIIIVSTVVSILFFLLSYFLHQPGDEMLRTGLWLALTALPLTAMLNLRFSWLRSFQFNTLSQFPDKLLRPVLLLILIGTGFLFFSEYINAFVLIVMSVASILVALLAGEYFVRRKVLQAVSTATPLFDKANWNRIALSLFMVNGIYYYLSQVQLLILGSFRGASEAGVYAIAARLSDLEGYMLFALNVVMAPLISKLFAEGKKAELQSVMTRSLWFGLLFSLPLIFCFLFFPVFFLSLFGDEFGDGSLVLVLLTISQVVNFATGSVGYLLTMTGHQKTAIQLLLLCALLTTLLCFLLVPVWGKEGAAIAAAVNNIVLNIAMSIAVFRKTGINSTLFRIR, encoded by the coding sequence ATGGATTCTATTCTGAAATCTGTTTCTGTTAAAAATGTACGTGAATGGTTAACCGGCCGTCATGCGCGGGAACTATTGCTCGTCTTCAGCCTGCAAGCTGCTTCTCTGATCGCTTCTTTACTGCTCAGCCTGCTCATCACCAATATGCTGGGTGCAGCGGCCTATGGCATATTCAGCTATGGTTTTTCATGGGTGAACCTGTTGGCGGTCTTCAGTTGCATGGGCTTTGAGCAGCTTGCCCTGAAAGAATTACCAGCCTATCGTGTTCAGGGAAAAAGTGAACTGATACGCGGCTACTTTCAATATGCCACGCGCAGGATAATCATTGTGTCAACAGTTGTTTCCATCCTGTTTTTTTTGCTGTCTTATTTTCTTCATCAGCCCGGTGATGAAATGCTGCGCACGGGCCTCTGGCTGGCACTTACTGCATTGCCTTTAACAGCCATGCTCAATCTCAGGTTTTCCTGGCTGCGGAGTTTTCAGTTTAACACACTCAGCCAGTTTCCTGATAAGTTATTGAGACCCGTATTATTGCTGATATTGATAGGAACCGGGTTTTTATTTTTCAGTGAATACATCAATGCATTTGTCCTGATTGTAATGAGTGTAGCGAGTATATTGGTCGCGCTGCTTGCGGGTGAATATTTCGTGAGGCGGAAAGTACTGCAGGCCGTTTCAACTGCCACACCTTTATTTGACAAAGCAAATTGGAACAGGATTGCATTGTCACTGTTTATGGTCAATGGAATTTATTATTACCTCTCACAAGTGCAACTGTTGATATTAGGATCATTCCGCGGTGCTTCGGAAGCGGGCGTTTATGCCATTGCCGCTAGGCTCTCCGACCTGGAAGGATATATGCTCTTTGCGTTGAATGTGGTGATGGCGCCGTTAATTTCAAAGCTGTTTGCTGAAGGGAAGAAGGCAGAGTTGCAATCGGTGATGACAAGGAGCTTGTGGTTTGGCTTGTTGTTTTCCCTTCCATTGATTTTTTGTTTCCTGTTTTTCCCCGTATTTTTTCTCAGTCTCTTTGGAGATGAGTTTGGCGATGGCAGCCTGGTGTTAGTCTTGCTAACCATTTCACAGGTTGTAAACTTTGCCACCGGATCAGTCGGTTACCTGTTAACCATGACAGGCCATCAGAAAACAGCTATTCAACTGCTGCTGTTGTGTGCATTGTTAACCACACTGTTATGTTTCCTGCTTGTTCCAGTATGGGGAAAGGAGGGTGCTGCCATCGCGGCGGCGGTGAATAATATAGTGTTGAATATCGCCATGTCCATCGCCGTATTTCGTAAAACCGGAATCAATTCAACATTGTTTCGAATACGATGA
- a CDS encoding sulfotransferase, protein MNAGVKPGFFIVGAPKSGTTSLYEYLKQHPQVYLPRIKELNFFCTDLHFRYPLLDEQQFLAYYRDYKNEQAIGEVSVWNLFSSDAAQHIFRFNPDAKIIILLRNPADMMYALHSNHVFNDNEIIADFEEALHAIPDRKQGLRISASIKCPVEGLYYYDVAAYATQVQRYLEIFGKEKVKVILFDDLVADTKRTYAGLLQFIEVEEIMPATFTQFNRNKTTRSNLLKRLTVHTPRILRRAGKWLFPHQSVRRDRLMYWLWKINSKELKRPSMNPALRKLISSKMKEEINALEELLGRDLSHWRA, encoded by the coding sequence ATGAACGCCGGAGTGAAGCCAGGATTTTTTATAGTCGGTGCGCCGAAGAGCGGAACTACCTCGCTGTATGAATATCTAAAGCAACATCCGCAGGTTTACCTGCCGCGCATTAAGGAACTGAATTTCTTTTGTACTGATCTTCATTTCAGGTATCCATTGCTGGATGAGCAACAGTTTCTCGCTTATTACAGGGATTATAAAAATGAGCAAGCCATCGGCGAAGTTTCTGTCTGGAATCTCTTTTCCAGTGATGCGGCGCAGCATATTTTTCGATTCAACCCTGATGCAAAGATTATTATCCTTTTGCGGAATCCGGCAGATATGATGTATGCACTCCACAGCAATCATGTTTTTAATGATAATGAGATTATTGCCGATTTTGAAGAGGCGTTGCATGCCATACCGGACCGCAAGCAGGGATTGAGGATCTCGGCCTCTATCAAATGTCCGGTAGAAGGATTATACTATTATGATGTTGCAGCCTATGCCACTCAGGTGCAGCGTTACCTGGAGATATTTGGGAAGGAGAAGGTAAAGGTTATCCTGTTTGATGATCTTGTGGCGGATACTAAAAGGACGTATGCCGGACTTCTTCAGTTCATTGAAGTGGAGGAGATCATGCCGGCCACTTTCACGCAATTCAACAGGAACAAGACGACACGAAGCAACCTGTTGAAACGGCTGACAGTACATACACCACGAATATTAAGGAGGGCGGGCAAATGGTTATTCCCGCATCAGTCGGTGCGCCGTGACCGGCTTATGTACTGGCTGTGGAAGATTAACAGCAAGGAATTAAAACGACCATCAATGAATCCTGCATTACGCAAACTGATCAGCTCAAAAATGAAAGAAGAGATTAACGCTTTGGAGGAGTTGCTTGGGCGGGACCTCTCTCACTGGCGCGCCTGA
- a CDS encoding glycosyltransferase — MRKKILFITRWYPNRVDKLDGNFIENHARAVAIYADLAVLYVGADPAMSDKSYASEVSTEHGYKVIRVWYRNNDVSTKINGRIIKFFRYIRATRIGWLKTRKMFGLPDVNHVHIFTRPVLLAFYLRFKYGIPFLITEHSSHFVHDLPVLLPPMKWFAQYAARQATIITAVSNTLKEAMIAFGLHGNYRIIPNVVFVHEATPVSHAPSDLISIIAIGGLTDGRKNINGLIHTFAGIHEKMPKARLNIVRPVTDQSLYDAAIASGLLNKKIFFHDYLSNSEVYALLNECAFLVVNSISETFSMAAAEALACGKPVVTTRCGGPEEFITEETGMLIDINAPEQLSAAMLKMYGAYTNYDPAKLKQYAAAHFSAEVVGANLIQLYDHVIAQARQ, encoded by the coding sequence ATGCGGAAAAAAATTTTATTTATCACCAGGTGGTATCCCAACAGGGTCGATAAACTCGATGGAAATTTTATTGAGAATCATGCACGTGCCGTGGCCATCTATGCCGACCTTGCCGTATTATATGTCGGCGCTGATCCGGCTATGAGTGACAAATCATACGCATCTGAAGTATCCACCGAACATGGATACAAGGTTATCCGTGTATGGTATCGGAATAATGATGTCTCAACTAAAATCAACGGCCGTATCATCAAGTTCTTCCGTTATATAAGAGCCACTCGTATCGGTTGGTTGAAAACACGAAAAATGTTTGGCCTGCCCGATGTCAATCATGTGCATATTTTCACACGCCCTGTATTGCTGGCATTTTACCTTCGCTTTAAATATGGTATCCCATTCCTGATCACCGAACACTCCAGTCATTTTGTGCATGACCTGCCTGTGTTGCTTCCTCCGATGAAATGGTTTGCTCAGTATGCCGCCCGGCAGGCAACGATTATTACGGCCGTCTCCAATACGCTGAAAGAAGCCATGATTGCCTTTGGCCTTCATGGTAATTACAGGATTATTCCCAATGTTGTTTTTGTACACGAAGCCACTCCGGTAAGTCATGCGCCATCAGATCTGATAAGCATCATAGCCATTGGAGGGCTTACCGACGGCCGGAAAAACATCAACGGGCTGATCCACACCTTTGCCGGCATACATGAAAAGATGCCGAAGGCCCGGCTGAATATCGTCCGGCCTGTGACTGATCAGTCATTGTATGACGCCGCGATAGCATCCGGATTGCTCAACAAAAAAATTTTCTTTCATGATTATCTTTCCAACAGCGAGGTATATGCCTTGCTGAATGAGTGTGCCTTCCTGGTGGTGAACAGCATATCTGAAACATTTTCGATGGCTGCAGCGGAAGCGCTCGCCTGTGGCAAGCCGGTGGTTACTACCCGTTGTGGCGGACCGGAGGAATTCATCACCGAAGAAACCGGTATGCTGATTGACATCAATGCCCCGGAACAACTGTCGGCAGCCATGCTAAAAATGTATGGGGCATACACCAACTATGATCCTGCTAAATTAAAGCAGTATGCTGCTGCGCATTTTTCGGCGGAAGTGGTGGGCGCCAATCTGATACAACTTTATGATCATGTCATAGCTCAGGCGCGCCAGTGA
- a CDS encoding cation-translocating P-type ATPase has product MESVDNELEVMMQVEGMTCSSCAMTVTKFLQKRGMKEIFVDFASGAVKFSADATYNAEDISRGIEGLGYHVHKAAGSGSISILPDWLKSLETKFYCALAFTFPLLLHMVLPWPLLHQPVVQLLLCMPVMLIGFLHFGRSAWGSLREGVPNMDVLIFVGSTAAFLYSVIGLFVYQDANYLFFETAASIITLVLLGNLIEKRSVQRTRSAVTELGKLQPHKAKRIDFYGIQAFEVISEVDLHDIKTDDYVLINSGDRIPADGSVAWGEGWVDEAMITGESIPVPKQPGDELITGTVLSEGSLKMKVMAVGKQTVLARIIELVNDAQRNKPRIQRLADRITAIFVPAVFMISVVTFVTGYFLFHLPFQHSLMSSIGVLVISCPCAMGLATPTAVMVGIGRAAKKGILIKGAQSLETLAGIQTVVFDKTGTLTTGKFKINRMRSHGTTEEEELKSILLSVEKFSSHPIAMSITKELQQASFFPLYRISEKKGLSVSGYDEAGNYYEAGSYQVAAGLTNDDSFNVYVLKNNQLAGMVDIRDEVREEAKAALQYLKEKGIKSVMLSGDRQAACNAIAAQLGIDEFHAEKNPEQKLQIIHGLMKNSAVAMVGDGINDAPALTAASIGISLSGATQIAVDAAQIILLHNDLRLLPEAFRISRHTLLTIRQNLFWAFCYNIIAIPIAAFGWLRPVVGAASMAFSDVMVIGNSLRLRAKKLS; this is encoded by the coding sequence ATGGAATCTGTCGATAACGAGCTTGAAGTAATGATGCAGGTGGAGGGTATGACTTGTTCCAGTTGTGCCATGACGGTTACAAAATTCCTGCAGAAACGCGGCATGAAAGAAATATTTGTTGACTTCGCTTCCGGAGCCGTAAAATTCAGTGCCGACGCAACCTATAATGCCGAAGATATTTCAAGAGGCATCGAAGGCTTGGGCTATCACGTGCATAAGGCAGCCGGATCTGGTAGTATTTCCATACTACCGGATTGGCTGAAATCCCTGGAAACGAAATTCTATTGCGCCCTCGCCTTTACTTTCCCATTACTGCTGCACATGGTTTTGCCCTGGCCATTGCTGCACCAGCCTGTTGTACAACTGCTGTTGTGCATGCCGGTCATGTTGATTGGCTTCCTTCATTTCGGAAGAAGTGCATGGGGTTCCCTTCGCGAAGGTGTTCCCAATATGGATGTACTCATTTTTGTTGGCAGCACGGCTGCTTTCCTATATAGTGTCATCGGATTGTTTGTCTATCAGGATGCCAACTATTTATTCTTTGAAACTGCCGCATCTATCATAACACTGGTATTGCTGGGCAACCTCATAGAAAAACGATCTGTGCAAAGAACACGGTCAGCAGTAACCGAACTGGGCAAACTTCAGCCGCATAAAGCCAAACGCATTGACTTTTACGGAATCCAGGCTTTCGAGGTGATTTCCGAAGTTGACCTGCATGATATCAAAACTGATGACTACGTACTGATCAATTCAGGCGACAGGATTCCGGCCGATGGTAGCGTTGCATGGGGAGAAGGCTGGGTCGATGAAGCAATGATTACCGGTGAGAGCATTCCGGTACCCAAGCAACCCGGCGATGAACTTATCACAGGTACCGTACTCAGCGAAGGTTCTCTTAAGATGAAAGTGATGGCAGTCGGTAAGCAAACAGTGCTCGCCCGCATCATTGAGCTGGTAAACGATGCACAACGGAACAAGCCCCGCATTCAACGGCTCGCCGACCGGATCACCGCCATTTTCGTACCTGCAGTATTCATGATTTCCGTGGTAACATTTGTAACAGGTTATTTTCTTTTCCACCTTCCTTTTCAGCATAGCCTGATGAGCAGCATTGGCGTATTGGTGATTTCCTGTCCATGTGCCATGGGTCTCGCTACCCCAACAGCAGTAATGGTAGGCATTGGCCGGGCCGCAAAAAAAGGCATCCTGATAAAAGGCGCGCAGTCACTCGAAACGCTGGCAGGTATTCAAACAGTGGTGTTTGACAAAACCGGAACACTGACCACCGGGAAATTTAAAATCAACCGGATGCGGAGTCACGGCACAACAGAAGAAGAAGAATTAAAGAGCATTCTGCTGAGCGTGGAGAAATTTTCATCGCACCCCATCGCCATGAGCATAACCAAAGAATTGCAGCAGGCATCATTTTTCCCATTGTACAGGATAAGCGAAAAAAAAGGATTGTCTGTTTCAGGATACGATGAAGCGGGCAACTATTATGAAGCAGGATCTTACCAGGTTGCTGCCGGACTAACGAATGATGACAGCTTTAACGTATATGTGCTGAAGAACAATCAGCTGGCAGGCATGGTGGATATAAGGGATGAAGTACGGGAAGAAGCGAAAGCCGCATTGCAATACCTGAAGGAGAAAGGCATAAAATCAGTAATGCTCAGCGGTGACCGGCAGGCTGCCTGTAATGCCATTGCCGCACAGTTGGGAATTGATGAATTCCATGCTGAAAAAAACCCGGAACAAAAGCTGCAAATCATTCACGGCCTGATGAAGAATTCGGCCGTTGCCATGGTAGGTGATGGCATTAATGATGCACCTGCACTTACCGCTGCCAGCATTGGCATTTCGCTGAGTGGCGCAACGCAGATTGCCGTGGATGCAGCACAGATCATCCTGCTGCACAACGATCTGCGGCTGCTGCCCGAAGCATTCCGTATCAGCAGGCATACATTACTCACCATTCGACAGAATTTATTCTGGGCTTTCTGTTACAACATCATAGCTATCCCGATTGCCGCATTTGGCTGGCTGCGTCCTGTTGTGGGTGCCGCCTCCATGGCTTTCTCCGATGTAATGGTAATCGGTAACTCACTCCGCTTGCGCGCAAAAAAATTATCTTAG
- a CDS encoding superoxide dismutase, whose product MSLISLNWHLSSATPLFADESFQPADDGAFRLAPLPYAYDALEPFIDARTMEIHYTKHHQGYVDKLNAAIEKAPELKGRSLEALLTGIEKLPDGSRSAIRNMGGGHWNHTFFWQVIGPKSDALPTGKLKDAMVAKWETMDKFKEEFSKAGMGVFGSGWVWLIAGSDGKLAIVTTPNQDNTLMDIVKEKGKPIFGIDVWEHAYYLKYQNKRADYLAGIWNVVNWKKVSELYGS is encoded by the coding sequence ATGAGCTTGATCTCTCTCAACTGGCATTTATCTTCCGCCACTCCATTATTTGCAGATGAGTCGTTTCAACCGGCTGATGATGGCGCTTTCAGGCTTGCCCCGTTACCTTATGCATATGATGCCCTTGAGCCGTTCATTGACGCCCGCACGATGGAGATCCATTACACGAAACATCACCAGGGTTACGTCGACAAATTAAATGCTGCTATAGAAAAGGCACCGGAGCTGAAGGGCAGATCGCTGGAAGCGTTGCTGACAGGAATTGAAAAACTGCCCGATGGTTCAAGGTCTGCAATTCGTAACATGGGCGGCGGACACTGGAATCACACTTTCTTCTGGCAGGTGATCGGCCCTAAGTCTGATGCTCTGCCAACCGGTAAATTGAAAGATGCAATGGTTGCCAAATGGGAAACCATGGATAAATTTAAAGAGGAATTCAGCAAAGCAGGCATGGGTGTCTTTGGTTCGGGATGGGTTTGGCTGATTGCCGGCAGCGACGGAAAGTTAGCGATCGTTACTACTCCGAATCAGGATAATACGCTCATGGATATTGTAAAAGAAAAGGGCAAACCAATATTCGGCATTGATGTCTGGGAACATGCTTATTACCTGAAGTACCAGAATAAACGTGCCGACTACCTGGCAGGTATCTGGAATGTAGTGAACTGGAAAAAAGTGTCAGAACTTTACGGCAGTTAG
- a CDS encoding MATE family efflux transporter: MTDKHSYSSYRNIFHIAWPIMLGSLGQNFIYLVDTSFIGRIGETDMGGSAIGGIYYFLLFNIGYAMNIGMQVMIARRKGEGNNAAIGEVLDHQLRMILLLAILEFMLMHYLSQKMLSVIIQSDIILQKATYFLHYRSYGILFGLLNSCFMSFFIGIGNTRVTVWTTGAMVGINVFFLYCLVFGNFGFPQMGVGGAGLASSIAEVSVTIVFVIYFLVKKFRVDYHLFQFAKIKLQLMGNMLKLSTPLMFQQVISVGSWWLFFLAIEHLGEHPLAISNLVRGLYTFYGIPVWALASTVNSMTSNLIGQGRAVDVIPLIRKVSYISIGFSIFFGLLINIFPVATLSVYTNERELILDSIPTLRTLTVAIVLFSFSILTIFAVSGTGATRVSLLIEAVAIAFYVTYTMLAAVVFHWNLPTIWLAEAVYWIITFLMCGWYLKNGNWKEKKV; encoded by the coding sequence ATGACAGATAAGCATTCATACTCCTCTTACCGTAATATCTTCCACATTGCCTGGCCGATCATGCTTGGATCGCTGGGTCAAAATTTTATTTACCTCGTAGATACATCCTTTATTGGCCGTATTGGTGAAACTGATATGGGAGGAAGTGCCATTGGCGGCATCTATTATTTTCTTTTATTCAATATCGGTTATGCCATGAATATCGGCATGCAGGTGATGATAGCAAGGAGAAAAGGAGAGGGAAACAATGCAGCGATTGGTGAAGTGCTCGACCATCAGCTCAGGATGATATTGTTACTGGCGATACTGGAATTTATGCTGATGCATTACTTATCTCAAAAGATGCTGTCCGTCATTATTCAATCTGATATCATATTACAGAAGGCCACTTATTTTCTGCATTACCGTTCTTACGGTATCCTGTTCGGATTGCTGAATTCCTGTTTCATGTCATTTTTTATCGGCATCGGAAATACGCGCGTAACCGTGTGGACTACCGGGGCGATGGTTGGGATAAATGTGTTTTTTCTCTACTGTCTTGTATTTGGCAATTTTGGATTTCCGCAAATGGGCGTTGGCGGGGCCGGTCTTGCTTCATCCATTGCTGAAGTCAGCGTTACCATAGTATTCGTGATCTATTTCCTGGTGAAGAAATTCAGAGTAGATTATCATCTTTTTCAGTTTGCAAAAATAAAGCTGCAGTTGATGGGCAATATGCTCAAGCTTTCAACTCCGCTTATGTTTCAGCAGGTGATCAGTGTCGGATCATGGTGGCTGTTTTTCCTGGCCATTGAGCACCTTGGTGAACATCCTTTAGCCATATCCAATCTGGTACGCGGCCTCTACACCTTTTACGGAATTCCGGTCTGGGCGCTGGCATCAACGGTTAATTCCATGACCAGCAACCTGATCGGGCAAGGCAGGGCTGTCGATGTTATTCCACTGATCAGGAAAGTTTCCTATATCAGCATTGGCTTTTCCATATTTTTCGGATTGCTCATTAATATTTTTCCTGTTGCCACCTTATCGGTTTACACCAATGAAAGAGAGTTAATACTTGACAGCATACCAACTTTGCGTACGCTGACAGTTGCCATAGTGCTGTTCTCCTTTTCCATACTCACCATTTTTGCAGTGAGTGGTACAGGCGCCACCCGTGTATCTTTATTGATTGAAGCCGTGGCCATTGCATTCTATGTTACCTATACCATGCTGGCTGCCGTGGTGTTTCATTGGAACCTGCCGACAATATGGCTTGCGGAAGCCGTCTATTGGATCATAACTTTTTTGATGTGCGGCTGGTACCTGAAAAACGGTAACTGGAAGGAAAAAAAAGTTTAA
- a CDS encoding DUF1572 domain-containing protein has protein sequence MLQEYLAGQFESALIQLKNEINSYTHKENIWKLKGEIKNSGGTLALHLIGNLRHFIGAALGQTGFVRNREAEFNDRNVPSAEIMKNIDELAYMVKITVSNLTTEQLFGEYPLKDGKPAKITSERLVQLLGHLQYHVGQINYHRRMIDAPVSLPDGVDSLEKRV, from the coding sequence ATGCTGCAAGAATACCTGGCTGGACAGTTTGAAAGCGCCCTCATACAGCTCAAGAATGAAATCAACAGCTACACGCATAAAGAAAACATCTGGAAGCTGAAAGGTGAAATCAAAAATTCCGGCGGTACGCTGGCACTGCACCTTATTGGCAACCTGCGTCATTTTATTGGTGCTGCACTTGGCCAAACAGGATTCGTGCGTAACCGGGAAGCTGAATTTAACGACCGCAATGTGCCTTCTGCTGAAATCATGAAGAACATTGATGAGCTCGCTTACATGGTGAAAATAACGGTAAGCAACCTTACGACGGAACAACTCTTTGGTGAATATCCGCTGAAAGACGGCAAACCCGCGAAAATTACTTCAGAAAGATTAGTACAATTGCTGGGGCACCTACAATACCACGTCGGGCAGATCAACTACCACCGACGTATGATAGATGCACCGGTCAGTTTGCCGGATGGCGTTGATTCACTTGAAAAAAGGGTTTGA